One Glycine max cultivar Williams 82 chromosome 6, Glycine_max_v4.0, whole genome shotgun sequence DNA segment encodes these proteins:
- the LOC100779223 gene encoding auxin-induced protein 10A5-like, with protein sequence MPEQTLGCQVGNLVATNSEGEKIMGFRIVGIVRRTSFSTTQAASKRVDVPKGYAAVYVGDKMRRFTIPVSYLNEPSFQELLSQAEEEFGYDHPMGGLTIPYKEEEFLNVTAHLNEL encoded by the exons ATGCCTGAACAAACATTAGGTTGTCAGGTGGGTAATTTGGTGGCCACTAACTCAGAAGGTGAG AAAATAATGGGTTTTCGCATAGTAGGTATTGTTAGGCGGACTTCGTTTTCTACAACCCAAGCAGCCTCCAAGAGGGTTGACGTACCAAAAGGCTATGCTGCAGTCTATGTTGGAGATAAGATGAGACGGTTCACAATTCCAGTATCATACTTGAACGAACCTTCATTTCAAGAATTACTCAGTCAAGCAGAAGAAGAATTCGGATATGATCATCCAATGGGTGGTCTAACAATACCATACAAGGAAGAGGAGTTCCTAAACGTTACCGCTCACTTGAATGAGCTGTAA
- the LOC113001953 gene encoding auxin-induced protein 6B-like: MGFRLPGIRKASFSANQASSKAVDVEKGYLAVYVGEKMRRFVIPISYLNKPSFQDLLSQAEEEFGYHHPNGGLTIPCSEDVFQHITSFLN, encoded by the coding sequence ATGGGTTTTCGTTTACCTGGTATCAGAAAGGCATCATTTTCTGCAAACCAAGCATCTTCGAAAGCAGTGGATGTGGAAAAGGGCTACCTTGCAGTCTATGTCGGAGAGAAAATGAGGCGGTTTGTGATCCCCATATCATACTTGAACAAACCGTCATTCCAGGACTTGCTAAGTCAGGCTGAGGAAGAGTTTGGATATCACCATCCCAACGGTGGCCTCACAATTCCTTGCAGTGAAGATGTCTTCCAACATATAACTTCTTTCTTGAATTAA
- the LOC100780289 gene encoding auxin-induced protein 15A has translation MGFRLPGIRKASKAVEAPKGYLAVYVGEKMKRFVIPVSYLNQPSFQDLLSQAEEEFGYDHPMGGLTIPCSEDAFQRITSCLN, from the coding sequence ATGGGTTTTCGTTTACCTGGCATCAGAAAGGCATCAAAAGCGGTGGAGGCACCAAAAGGCTATCTTGCAGTCTATGTCGGAGAGAAAATGAAGCGGTTTGTGATTCCCGTATCATACCTGAACCAACCTTCATTCCAGGACTTGTTGAGTCAAGCCGAGGAAGAGTTTGGATATGATCATCCCATGGGTGGCCTCACAATTCCTTGCAGTGAAGATGCCTTCCAACGTATAACTTCTTGCTTGAATTGA
- the LOC100786685 gene encoding auxin-induced protein X10A-like, producing MQAFRTTEVIHILKHLKFKSLHLIHKFFLTIFSSQVSTHTTTMGFRLPGIRKTSIAANQASSKAVEVPKGYLVVYVGEKMKRFVIPVSYLNQPSFQDLLNQAEKEFGYDHPMGGLTIPCKEDEFLTVTSHLNDL from the coding sequence ATGCAGGCATTTAGGACAACAGAAGTGATTCACATCCTAAAGCATTTGAAGTTCAAAAGCTTGCATCTTATTCACAAGTTTTTCCTTACAATATTCTCTTCCCAAGTCTCGACTCATACAACAACAATGGGTTTTCGCTTACCTGGCATCAGGAAGACATCAATTGCTGCAAACCAAGCATCTTCCAAAGCTGTGGAGGTTCCAAAGGGCTACCTTGTAGTCTATGTTGGAGAGAAAATGAAGCGGTTTGTCATCCCCGTATCATACTTGAACCAACCATCCTTTCAGGATTTGCTGAATCAAGCTGAGAAAGAATTCGGGTATGACCATCCAATGGGCGGTCTCACAATACCATGCAAGGAGGATGAGTTCCTAACCGTCACCTCTCACTTGAATGACCTGTAA